Proteins co-encoded in one Kribbella solani genomic window:
- a CDS encoding FCD domain-containing protein: MEPSSSVIDGVVDGGLAVRTIGADHVALREQVLAELRRRIVDGEYEQGERLTETRLADDFGVSRNPVREALRVVEAEGFVQILPRRGAVVATLDETAVRDLFAVRQQLETLAAGLAAERATADGIAELRRLIEAANAATEAADFDRVAELNSAFHRTVIEISGNRWLHSISAAMYHHVHWVFRVGAAQRAPHSSGEHVRLVDAIEAGDATAASAAARLHVEAAAEAALGQRPTA, from the coding sequence GTGGAGCCGAGCAGCAGCGTGATCGACGGCGTGGTGGATGGTGGTTTGGCCGTCCGCACGATCGGGGCCGACCATGTCGCGCTCCGGGAGCAGGTGCTCGCGGAGCTGCGGCGGCGGATCGTCGACGGCGAGTACGAGCAGGGTGAGCGGCTGACCGAAACCCGGCTGGCGGACGACTTCGGAGTGTCACGGAACCCGGTCCGCGAGGCGCTGCGGGTGGTCGAGGCCGAGGGCTTCGTGCAGATCCTGCCGCGCCGTGGCGCGGTCGTGGCGACGCTCGACGAGACCGCGGTGCGGGACCTGTTCGCCGTCCGGCAGCAGCTCGAAACGCTGGCCGCCGGCCTGGCGGCGGAGCGGGCCACGGCCGACGGGATCGCCGAGTTGCGCCGCCTGATCGAGGCGGCGAACGCGGCGACCGAGGCCGCCGACTTCGATCGGGTCGCCGAGTTGAACAGCGCCTTCCACCGGACCGTGATCGAGATCAGCGGGAACCGCTGGCTGCACTCGATCTCGGCCGCGATGTACCACCACGTGCACTGGGTGTTCCGGGTCGGCGCCGCGCAGCGCGCACCGCACTCGTCCGGCGAACACGTCCGGCTCGTCGACGCGATCGAGGCCGGCGACGCCACCGCCGCGAGTGCCGCCGCCCGCCTGCATGTCGAGGCCGCCGCCGAGGCGGCGCTCGGTCAGCGACCGACCGCGTAA
- a CDS encoding SWIM zinc finger family protein: MSAVRGFPAFAASSAQARSTRGRSWWARAWVQAMEDTSLDNAQLKKGRRYANSGQVGTITISAGRIAATVYAPEDTYESVVQVDELDAEDWRRFLEQVAARAGHIAALLDGEMPHNLVEAASDAGVALLPGIGDLDPSCTCDAWELPCQHAAALCYQVAWLLDADPFVLLLLRGRTREDILTELQRPSTTTEGDSAGELDGEQAGVPLAEVLAATPGELPEVPELPGKVALDQLPVAAIEPPDGVGPAVLQLLVLDAARRARAVLNALLQNTAEPAPLDEWQDTIRLAADFPELAAPLTTATGRELALGIQAWQYGGAPGLDVLEHTWTPDPADLNRARTELQAADDQLTITTSANHLTITQPDSPGTATHLGASDQLQLRLDRAGRWHAYRLVGDVWTPAAPASVDPLAAFATDW; this comes from the coding sequence ATGAGTGCGGTGCGAGGGTTCCCGGCGTTCGCCGCGTCGAGCGCGCAGGCCCGGAGTACGCGCGGGCGGTCGTGGTGGGCGCGGGCCTGGGTGCAGGCGATGGAGGACACGTCGCTGGACAACGCCCAGTTGAAGAAGGGCCGCCGGTACGCGAACTCGGGGCAGGTCGGCACGATCACGATCAGCGCCGGGCGGATCGCCGCCACGGTGTACGCGCCGGAGGACACGTACGAGTCGGTCGTGCAGGTCGACGAGTTGGACGCGGAGGACTGGCGGCGGTTCCTGGAGCAGGTCGCGGCGCGGGCGGGACATATCGCGGCGTTGCTCGATGGCGAGATGCCGCACAACCTGGTGGAGGCGGCGTCCGATGCGGGTGTCGCGCTGCTGCCCGGGATCGGCGATCTCGACCCGAGTTGTACGTGCGACGCGTGGGAGTTGCCGTGCCAGCATGCGGCGGCGCTGTGCTACCAGGTGGCGTGGTTGCTGGATGCGGATCCGTTCGTGCTGCTGCTGCTTCGCGGGCGCACTCGGGAAGACATCCTCACCGAGCTGCAACGCCCGAGCACAACCACCGAAGGGGACAGCGCGGGCGAGCTGGATGGTGAGCAGGCAGGGGTTCCCTTGGCCGAGGTGCTTGCCGCGACGCCGGGCGAGCTCCCCGAGGTGCCGGAGTTACCCGGGAAGGTTGCGCTCGATCAGCTACCTGTTGCCGCGATCGAACCACCCGATGGGGTTGGTCCGGCGGTTCTCCAGTTGCTCGTACTCGACGCTGCCCGCCGCGCGCGTGCCGTCCTCAACGCGCTCCTGCAGAACACGGCCGAGCCGGCACCGCTCGACGAATGGCAGGACACGATTCGGTTGGCGGCTGACTTCCCGGAGCTCGCCGCGCCGCTGACCACGGCGACCGGGCGGGAGCTTGCCCTCGGCATCCAAGCCTGGCAGTACGGCGGCGCGCCGGGGCTCGACGTCCTCGAACACACCTGGACGCCCGACCCCGCCGACCTCAACCGTGCCCGCACCGAGCTCCAGGCCGCCGACGATCAACTGACGATCACCACCTCGGCCAACCACCTCACGATCACGCAGCCTGACTCGCCCGGCACCGCCACGCACCTCGGCGCGTCGGACCAGCTTCAGTTGCGATTGGATCGGGCCGGGCGCTGGCACGCCTACCGGCTCGTCGGCGACGTGTGGACGCCGGCGGCGCCCGCGTCCGTCGACCCGCTCGCGGCATTCGCGACGGATTGGTAA
- a CDS encoding GNAT family N-acetyltransferase: protein MSNLSWHTRVETPADIEPLRDITRAAFGRELEVDYLDAHRDHPIAWIPGLLFVATTPDDRPIAYALLTRCHVGDVPVLSLGPVAVIPEYQGGGAGGATIRAALAAAQTRSEPAMMVLGHKEYYPRFGFRQATEFGIHHPEYDGPHLMALALGDQTVPAGLLTYPVTA from the coding sequence TTGTCCAACCTTTCTTGGCATACCCGCGTCGAGACCCCGGCTGACATCGAGCCGCTCCGTGACATCACCCGCGCCGCGTTCGGCCGCGAGCTTGAGGTCGACTATCTGGACGCGCACCGCGACCACCCGATCGCGTGGATTCCGGGCCTGTTGTTCGTGGCCACCACCCCGGACGACCGGCCGATCGCGTACGCGCTGCTGACCCGCTGCCATGTCGGTGACGTGCCGGTGCTGTCGCTCGGCCCGGTCGCGGTCATCCCGGAGTACCAGGGTGGCGGCGCCGGGGGCGCGACGATCCGGGCCGCGCTCGCGGCCGCGCAAACCCGGTCCGAGCCCGCGATGATGGTGCTCGGCCACAAGGAGTACTACCCGCGGTTCGGGTTCCGGCAGGCTACCGAGTTCGGTATCCACCATCCGGAGTACGACGGACCGCACTTGATGGCGCTCGCGCTCGGTGACCAGACCGTGCCGGCCGGGCTCCTGACGTACCCCGTCACCGCCTGA
- a CDS encoding M1 family metallopeptidase, giving the protein MTHDRHSYAEPALVRTTHLELDLGLDFEAKVLTGSATHTLAWTGAGDRLVLDTRDLTVLGVEGQTPGGWEPLEYGLGVPDKELGSALTIRTASHPRVKVSYRTAPTATGLQWLEPSMTAGGVLPFMFSQSQAIHARSWVPTQDTPSVRFSYAAHVTAPAELMVLMSADNGTTSRRTGSYDVVMPEPIPSYLLAIAAGDLVFEPLGERSGVWAEPATVRSAATEFADTEEMMRVTEELFGPYRWGRYDLLVLPPSFPYGGMENPRMTFATPTVVIGDKSLVSVIAHELAHSWSGNLVTQDSWDDIWLNEGFTSYVENRIVEAVYGTEFAAMETAIKQHATVVKLDPLTPAELATELPGLHHRSEYHGNSGTGPLKGSWFLSWLEERFTRQVFDPFLRGYFDQFAFRSINTDNFVEHFREHLLAAHPGVVTEAELAAWLYEPGIPAFAKRAVSARFQGVDEARTRWLTTGELPLGAEQWTTQEWLRMLDAAPDVLSPVLLRQLDRAFGLTGTANGEIARRWYQIVAASSYEASYAELAEFLTKVGRMKLILPVYQALAGTDRAFAAEVFEKARPGYHPITTAAVQKILGQ; this is encoded by the coding sequence TTGACGCACGATCGCCACTCCTACGCCGAGCCTGCCCTGGTTCGGACCACCCACCTCGAACTCGACCTCGGGCTCGACTTCGAGGCAAAGGTACTGACCGGCAGTGCCACCCACACTCTTGCCTGGACCGGTGCGGGTGACCGCTTGGTCCTGGACACCCGCGACCTGACCGTGCTGGGGGTGGAAGGGCAGACGCCCGGCGGCTGGGAGCCGCTCGAGTACGGCCTCGGCGTGCCGGACAAGGAGCTCGGTTCCGCGCTCACGATCCGGACCGCGAGCCATCCGCGGGTCAAGGTGAGCTACCGGACCGCGCCGACCGCTACGGGTCTGCAGTGGCTGGAGCCGTCGATGACGGCCGGTGGCGTGCTGCCGTTCATGTTCAGCCAGTCGCAGGCGATCCACGCCCGGAGCTGGGTGCCCACGCAGGACACGCCGAGCGTACGGTTCAGCTACGCCGCGCATGTCACCGCGCCGGCCGAGCTGATGGTGCTGATGAGCGCCGACAACGGCACGACCTCCCGGCGTACGGGTTCGTACGACGTGGTGATGCCCGAGCCGATCCCCTCGTACCTGCTGGCCATCGCCGCGGGTGATCTGGTGTTCGAGCCGCTCGGCGAACGGTCCGGCGTGTGGGCCGAGCCGGCCACCGTACGGAGCGCAGCGACCGAGTTCGCCGACACCGAAGAGATGATGCGGGTCACCGAGGAACTGTTCGGCCCGTACCGCTGGGGTCGCTACGACCTGCTCGTCCTCCCGCCGTCCTTCCCGTACGGCGGGATGGAGAATCCGCGGATGACCTTCGCGACGCCGACCGTGGTGATCGGCGACAAGTCGCTGGTCAGCGTGATCGCGCACGAGCTGGCGCACAGCTGGTCCGGCAACCTGGTCACGCAGGACAGCTGGGACGACATCTGGCTGAACGAGGGCTTCACGTCGTACGTCGAGAACCGGATCGTCGAGGCGGTGTACGGGACCGAGTTCGCCGCGATGGAAACGGCGATCAAGCAGCACGCGACGGTGGTGAAACTCGATCCGCTGACGCCGGCCGAGCTGGCGACCGAGCTGCCCGGGCTGCATCACCGGTCGGAGTACCACGGCAACTCGGGCACCGGGCCGCTGAAGGGTTCGTGGTTCCTGTCCTGGCTGGAGGAGCGGTTCACCCGTCAGGTGTTCGACCCGTTCCTGCGTGGATACTTCGACCAGTTCGCGTTCCGCAGCATCAACACCGACAACTTCGTCGAGCATTTCCGGGAGCACCTGCTGGCGGCGCATCCCGGCGTGGTGACCGAGGCGGAGCTGGCCGCGTGGCTGTACGAGCCGGGCATTCCGGCGTTCGCGAAGCGCGCGGTCTCGGCCCGTTTCCAGGGCGTGGACGAGGCGCGTACGCGCTGGCTGACCACGGGTGAGCTGCCGTTGGGCGCCGAGCAGTGGACTACGCAGGAGTGGCTGCGGATGCTGGACGCGGCGCCTGACGTACTCAGTCCGGTGCTGTTGCGCCAGCTCGACCGTGCCTTCGGCCTGACCGGCACGGCGAACGGGGAGATCGCTCGCCGGTGGTACCAGATCGTCGCGGCGAGCAGTTACGAGGCGTCGTACGCGGAGCTGGCCGAGTTCCTCACCAAGGTCGGCCGGATGAAGCTGATCCTCCCGGTCTACCAGGCCCTGGCCGGTACGGACCGCGCGTTCGCCGCCGAGGTCTTCGAGAAGGCGCGGCCGGGCTACCACCCGATCACCACGGCCGCTGTGCAGAAGATCCTCGGCCAGTAA
- a CDS encoding SDR family oxidoreductase, whose product MADGRRGVALVTGGSRGIGAAASVALAADGWDVGVNYRTRADDAAQVVKACEQLGRRAIAVQADVVEADQIERLFDTVTAELGPIGAVINNAGIVTPAARVAEYDAARLEQVFRVNSVSAFLVAGAAVRRMSTASGGAGGVIVNISSRAAVLGSAGEYVDYAASKAAVDALTIGLANEVATEGIRVLGVRPGLIETEIHAPGRLERIGATPPLGRPGRAEEVAEVIAFLVSDRSSYMTGSSVDVAGGR is encoded by the coding sequence ATGGCGGACGGACGGCGTGGAGTAGCCCTGGTCACTGGTGGCAGTCGAGGGATCGGCGCGGCCGCGTCGGTCGCGCTGGCGGCCGACGGCTGGGACGTCGGGGTGAACTACCGGACCCGCGCCGACGACGCGGCGCAGGTCGTGAAGGCCTGCGAGCAACTCGGCCGGCGCGCGATCGCGGTCCAGGCCGATGTGGTCGAGGCGGACCAGATCGAGCGCCTCTTCGACACCGTGACCGCCGAGCTCGGGCCGATCGGTGCCGTGATCAACAATGCCGGCATCGTGACGCCGGCCGCGCGGGTCGCCGAGTACGACGCGGCGCGCCTCGAGCAGGTGTTCCGGGTCAACTCGGTCAGTGCCTTCCTGGTCGCGGGCGCGGCGGTACGCCGGATGTCGACCGCTTCCGGCGGCGCCGGTGGCGTGATCGTGAACATCTCTTCCCGCGCCGCGGTGCTCGGCTCGGCGGGGGAGTACGTCGACTACGCGGCGAGCAAGGCCGCCGTCGACGCGCTCACGATCGGCTTGGCGAACGAGGTCGCCACGGAGGGCATTCGCGTGCTCGGCGTACGCCCCGGACTGATCGAGACCGAGATCCACGCGCCGGGCCGCTTAGAGCGCATCGGGGCGACACCGCCGCTGGGCCGGCCGGGTCGCGCCGAGGAGGTCGCCGAGGTGATCGCGTTCCTGGTCTCGGACCGGTCGTCGTACATGACCGGTTCGAGCGTCGACGTGGCCGGCGGACGCTGA
- a CDS encoding gamma-glutamyltransferase family protein has protein sequence MTFTTRPTLRGTFGMVSSTHWLASQSAMRILELGGNAFDAGAAAGFVLHVVEPHLNGPGGEVPAIIATAEDPAPRVLCGQGVAPAGATIEHYRSLGLTLVPGSGPLAATVPGAVDAWLLLLRDRGTLPLRVVLEPAIEYARNGHPLVPRVAETIGTVQQLFEEHWPTSAALWLQDGRPATGRFRNEAYAATLERLVTEGEAAGTDRLVQLEGARNAWREGFVAEAIDKFSRLPHRDSSGAAHAGLVTGADLAAFEASWEDAATYDWNGYTVAKTGPWGQGPALLQSLAVLAALGDVDLDSADGVHTTVEAMKLSYADREAWYGDGADVPLDTLLSPAYAAERAKLIGSDAAFDLRPGRPDGREPRLPSVATGKEAGDATTGEPTVSATGVTRGDTCHVDVVDRWGNLISATPSGGWLQSSPTIPELGFCLGSRAQMFWLEDGLPASLAPGKRPRTTLTPTLVLRDGEPVMACGSPGGDQQDQWQLLFLLRHLGAGLDLQEAVDAPAWHTTGFPSSFYPRASEPGGLVIESRVAKHIRDELVRRGHVVTTSDPWILGRLCAVRKEPDGILAAAANPRGMQGYAVGR, from the coding sequence ATGACGTTCACCACCCGGCCCACGCTGCGGGGCACGTTCGGGATGGTTTCGTCCACGCACTGGCTGGCGTCACAGTCGGCGATGCGCATCCTGGAACTCGGCGGGAACGCGTTCGACGCGGGCGCGGCCGCCGGGTTCGTCCTGCATGTGGTCGAGCCACACCTCAACGGACCCGGTGGCGAGGTTCCGGCGATCATCGCGACCGCCGAGGATCCGGCCCCGCGAGTGTTGTGCGGACAAGGTGTCGCGCCGGCGGGCGCGACGATCGAGCACTACCGGTCGCTCGGCCTGACTCTCGTACCCGGCTCTGGTCCGCTCGCCGCGACGGTGCCTGGTGCGGTCGATGCGTGGCTGCTGTTGCTGCGTGATCGCGGGACGCTGCCGCTGCGCGTCGTACTGGAGCCGGCCATCGAGTACGCGCGCAACGGGCACCCGCTCGTACCGCGGGTCGCGGAGACGATCGGGACCGTGCAGCAGCTGTTCGAAGAGCACTGGCCGACGTCGGCCGCGCTCTGGTTGCAGGACGGGCGCCCGGCGACCGGACGGTTCCGCAACGAGGCGTACGCCGCGACGCTCGAACGGCTCGTGACCGAAGGCGAAGCGGCCGGGACCGACCGGCTCGTCCAGCTTGAGGGTGCGCGCAACGCTTGGCGAGAGGGGTTCGTCGCGGAGGCGATCGACAAGTTCTCCCGCTTGCCGCACCGGGATTCCAGCGGCGCCGCTCATGCCGGACTGGTGACAGGCGCCGACCTGGCCGCGTTCGAGGCGAGTTGGGAAGACGCGGCAACCTATGACTGGAACGGCTACACGGTCGCGAAAACCGGTCCCTGGGGACAAGGTCCAGCGCTCCTGCAATCGCTCGCGGTCCTCGCGGCGCTCGGGGACGTGGATCTGGACAGTGCGGACGGGGTGCACACCACCGTCGAGGCGATGAAACTCTCGTACGCCGACCGCGAGGCGTGGTACGGCGACGGTGCCGACGTACCGCTGGACACGCTGCTCTCCCCCGCATACGCGGCCGAGCGCGCGAAGCTGATCGGATCGGATGCCGCCTTCGACCTTCGACCCGGTCGTCCCGACGGTCGCGAACCGCGTTTGCCATCGGTTGCCACCGGCAAGGAAGCCGGCGACGCGACCACGGGTGAGCCGACCGTCTCCGCCACCGGAGTGACTCGTGGCGACACCTGTCATGTCGATGTCGTCGACCGGTGGGGCAACCTGATCTCGGCGACGCCGAGCGGTGGGTGGCTGCAGTCGTCGCCGACCATCCCCGAGCTCGGGTTCTGCCTCGGCAGCCGGGCACAGATGTTCTGGCTGGAGGACGGACTGCCGGCCTCACTTGCTCCCGGCAAACGACCGCGCACCACACTGACGCCGACGCTCGTACTGCGCGACGGCGAGCCCGTGATGGCCTGCGGATCACCCGGTGGGGACCAGCAGGACCAATGGCAGCTGCTGTTCTTGCTGCGGCACCTCGGCGCCGGCCTCGACCTCCAAGAAGCGGTCGACGCACCGGCCTGGCACACCACTGGATTCCCGTCGTCGTTCTACCCGCGCGCGAGCGAACCAGGCGGGCTGGTCATCGAGAGCCGGGTGGCGAAGCACATCCGCGACGAACTCGTACGCCGTGGGCATGTCGTCACCACGTCCGACCCGTGGATCCTCGGCCGGCTGTGCGCCGTACGCAAGGAACCGGACGGAATCCTGGCCGCGGCCGCCAACCCGCGCGGCATGCAGGGTTACGCGGTCGGTCGCTGA
- a CDS encoding MerR family transcriptional regulator — translation MGLRPVDLARQAGVSTQLVRNYEAAGILPPAPRSDTGYRQYGPEHLSALLTYRALAPGFGAEVATDIMRAVHNGDEALAYRLVDAAHAALHEQRLATDAANDALAALAAEYVDDQPVTGPSLLVGELAHRLGVRTSALRVWEAAGLLAPSREPGTKYRRYGPEAVRDARIIYMLRQGRYYFEQIKPVLDGLRRTGSTDALRTAIAERRAAHDHQTKAMLYGAALLHQLINEKTPQGGEVVERR, via the coding sequence ATGGGATTGCGGCCGGTCGACCTGGCCCGGCAGGCCGGGGTGTCGACCCAGCTGGTCCGGAACTACGAGGCGGCCGGGATTCTGCCCCCGGCGCCACGATCGGACACCGGCTACCGACAGTATGGCCCGGAGCACTTGTCCGCCTTGCTGACGTACCGTGCGCTCGCTCCCGGCTTCGGCGCCGAGGTGGCGACCGACATCATGCGCGCCGTTCACAACGGCGATGAGGCACTCGCGTACCGGCTGGTGGACGCCGCGCATGCCGCACTGCACGAGCAGCGACTGGCGACCGATGCGGCGAACGATGCACTTGCCGCACTGGCGGCTGAGTATGTGGATGATCAGCCGGTGACCGGGCCGTCTTTGCTGGTTGGGGAGTTGGCGCACCGGCTCGGCGTTCGTACGTCGGCGCTGCGGGTCTGGGAGGCGGCCGGCCTGCTCGCGCCGTCACGGGAGCCGGGTACGAAGTACCGCCGCTACGGGCCTGAGGCGGTGCGTGACGCGCGGATCATCTACATGCTTCGGCAGGGCCGCTACTACTTCGAGCAGATCAAACCGGTCCTGGACGGCCTGCGCCGAACAGGCAGCACGGATGCCTTGCGTACAGCAATCGCCGAACGCCGCGCCGCCCACGACCACCAAACAAAAGCCATGCTGTACGGCGCCGCGCTACTACACCAACTGATCAACGAGAAAACACCGCAAGGCGGTGAGGTGGTGGAGAGGCGGTGA
- a CDS encoding adenylate/guanylate cyclase domain-containing protein: MTGLGGPELVLKRRPFGSWLLGPADQSPRRLRVRLQLLMTTFSIGTNLIGALVVFVLAVFVLPGPSLIDQLQLADAIAVPAYFLVAMAIGCVWSTRLTRRVTRWIDLDRPATRADQIATLQLPLRLTLIEVLLWFVATVLFTVMTVLLQPENALRVALTVFDGMIITCAVSYLLTEFALRPVAARALVDSPPPRRLLAAGLKARTVFFWAVGSGVPVAGLMLAAVLSLIEGDVSTTRLSIVILALGIVALGNGCLLTWLSAKSVVAPVRSVRDALTLIGDGRLDVSIPVFDGTELGSLQAGFNRMAAGLRERERIRDVFGRYVGPGVVKEALSSDSLGGEERYVAVLFVDLVGSTELASNRPPTEVVKLLNRFFAIVVDEVDRQGGFVNKFAGDAALAIFGAPAELADPAGSALSAGRQLAWRLTEELPEATAGLGVTAGIVVAGTVGDVRRHEYTVIGDPVNEASRLSELAKTAPGRLIASMAAVSQAESAEADQWRETELVTVRGRSVPTRLAVPSR, from the coding sequence ATGACCGGTTTGGGTGGTCCGGAGCTGGTACTGAAACGGCGGCCGTTCGGCTCGTGGCTGCTCGGCCCCGCCGACCAGAGCCCGCGACGGCTCCGGGTCCGGCTGCAACTGCTGATGACCACGTTCTCGATCGGGACCAACCTGATCGGCGCGCTGGTGGTGTTCGTGCTGGCGGTCTTCGTCCTGCCCGGGCCGTCGCTGATCGACCAGCTCCAGCTCGCGGACGCGATCGCCGTGCCCGCGTACTTCCTGGTCGCGATGGCGATCGGCTGCGTCTGGAGTACCCGGCTGACCCGCCGCGTCACCCGCTGGATCGACCTGGACCGCCCCGCGACGCGCGCGGACCAGATCGCGACGCTGCAACTGCCGCTCCGGCTGACCCTGATCGAGGTACTGCTCTGGTTCGTCGCGACCGTGCTTTTCACCGTGATGACCGTGCTGCTGCAGCCGGAGAACGCGCTGCGGGTCGCGCTGACCGTGTTCGACGGCATGATCATCACCTGCGCGGTCTCGTACCTGCTGACCGAGTTCGCGCTGCGTCCGGTGGCGGCGCGGGCGCTGGTCGACTCACCGCCGCCACGCCGGCTGCTGGCCGCTGGGCTGAAGGCGCGGACGGTGTTCTTCTGGGCGGTCGGCTCCGGCGTACCGGTGGCCGGGTTGATGCTGGCGGCCGTGCTTTCGCTGATCGAAGGCGATGTCAGTACGACCCGGTTGTCGATCGTGATCCTTGCCCTCGGCATCGTGGCGCTCGGCAACGGTTGCCTGCTCACCTGGTTGTCGGCGAAGTCGGTGGTCGCGCCGGTGCGATCGGTACGGGACGCGCTGACGCTGATCGGCGACGGGCGGCTGGACGTGAGCATTCCGGTGTTCGACGGGACCGAGCTCGGGTCGTTGCAGGCCGGGTTCAACCGGATGGCGGCCGGGTTGCGTGAGCGGGAGCGGATTCGCGACGTGTTCGGGCGGTACGTCGGGCCGGGGGTGGTGAAGGAGGCTTTGAGCAGTGACAGCCTCGGGGGCGAGGAGCGGTACGTCGCGGTGCTGTTCGTTGACCTGGTCGGGTCGACCGAGCTCGCCTCGAACCGGCCGCCGACCGAGGTGGTGAAGCTGCTGAACCGGTTCTTCGCGATCGTGGTGGACGAGGTGGACCGGCAGGGCGGGTTCGTGAACAAGTTCGCCGGGGACGCGGCGCTGGCGATCTTCGGTGCGCCGGCTGAGCTGGCCGATCCGGCGGGTAGCGCGTTGAGTGCTGGGAGACAGCTCGCGTGGCGGCTTACCGAGGAGTTGCCGGAGGCAACCGCCGGCCTCGGGGTGACGGCTGGGATCGTGGTGGCCGGGACCGTTGGAGATGTACGGCGTCACGAGTACACCGTGATCGGTGATCCGGTGAACGAGGCGTCCCGGCTGAGCGAGCTGGCCAAGACCGCACCGGGAAGGTTGATCGCCTCAATGGCAGCGGTCTCGCAGGCCGAGTCAGCCGAGGCAGATCAGTGGCGGGAGACCGAGCTGGTCACGGTCCGGGGCCGCTCGGTGCCGACTCGCCTCGCCGTGCCATCACGCTGA
- a CDS encoding GNAT family N-acetyltransferase, with product MHFESLGFRTDLFLLKLSGSTFEDAGEYVVVRTPDNPGFWWGNFLLYRTPFAPGSVESRLADFHRELPAAKHVAFGIDSVDGVLGAAGAAEELTAAGFTIEYNVVMTAERVIPPKRPNEESTYRFLAGDDDWEQLYHQTLATTDLTVDEEYKEFSRRKLAAKRALVEAGHGTWFGAFDGDRLQSSLGLMFDGAGVARFQNVQTSPEDRGRGLASTLVHHASTYGLTEGGAKTLVMVADPDYLAIRLYRAVGFTDSETQLALIRQPS from the coding sequence GGATTCCGGACCGACCTGTTCCTGCTGAAGCTGAGTGGCAGTACCTTCGAGGACGCCGGCGAGTACGTCGTGGTCCGGACGCCGGACAACCCCGGTTTCTGGTGGGGCAACTTCCTGCTCTACCGGACGCCGTTCGCGCCGGGCAGTGTCGAGTCGCGGCTGGCCGATTTCCACCGCGAGCTACCGGCCGCGAAACACGTTGCCTTCGGCATCGACAGCGTGGACGGCGTGCTCGGTGCGGCCGGCGCCGCGGAAGAGCTGACCGCCGCCGGGTTCACGATCGAGTACAACGTGGTGATGACGGCCGAGCGGGTGATCCCGCCGAAGCGTCCGAACGAGGAGTCGACGTACCGCTTCCTGGCCGGCGACGACGACTGGGAGCAGCTGTACCACCAGACGCTCGCGACGACCGACCTGACGGTGGACGAGGAGTACAAGGAGTTCAGCCGGCGCAAGCTGGCCGCGAAGCGTGCGCTGGTCGAAGCCGGGCACGGGACGTGGTTCGGTGCGTTCGACGGCGACCGGTTGCAGAGTTCGCTGGGGCTGATGTTCGACGGCGCGGGGGTGGCCCGGTTCCAGAACGTGCAAACGTCGCCGGAGGATCGCGGGCGCGGCCTGGCCAGTACGCTCGTCCATCACGCGTCCACGTACGGCCTGACCGAGGGCGGGGCGAAGACGCTGGTGATGGTCGCCGATCCGGACTACCTTGCCATCCGGCTCTATCGGGCGGTCGGGTTCACGGATTCGGAGACCCAGCTCGCGTTGATCCGGCAGCCCTCATGA